A genomic region of Roseateles amylovorans contains the following coding sequences:
- a CDS encoding class I SAM-dependent methyltransferase translates to MRWLPAWRDQPDATALDLACGSGRHLIPLAEAGLRVTGVDRDAAALTGLRARLPASELIEADIEAGPWPLGDRVFDLVVVTNYLWRPLFPNIADAVAPGGWLIYETFTDGQQHIGRPSRPEFLLRPGELLTAFGGLRIVAFEDGFTGGAGLAASGARGADGSAPPSPGGVNGRYVQRVAAVREQTPRPGVFPRYRLD, encoded by the coding sequence ATGCGATGGCTGCCGGCCTGGCGCGACCAGCCTGACGCCACCGCACTGGACCTGGCGTGCGGATCGGGCCGCCACCTGATTCCCCTGGCCGAGGCCGGCCTGCGCGTGACCGGCGTGGACCGGGACGCCGCCGCCCTCACCGGGCTGCGGGCCCGGCTCCCGGCCAGCGAGCTGATCGAGGCCGACATCGAGGCCGGCCCCTGGCCGCTCGGCGACCGGGTGTTCGACCTGGTCGTGGTGACGAATTACTTGTGGCGACCGCTGTTCCCGAACATCGCGGACGCAGTCGCGCCGGGTGGCTGGCTGATTTACGAAACATTTACCGACGGACAGCAGCACATCGGCCGCCCCTCGCGCCCGGAATTCCTGCTGCGTCCGGGCGAGTTGCTGACAGCCTTCGGCGGGCTGCGCATCGTGGCGTTCGAAGACGGTTTCACCGGCGGCGCGGGCCTTGCTGCCTCTGGTGCGCGGGGAGCGGACGGGTCGGCACCGCCGTCGCCCGGCGGCGTCAACGGACGGTATGTCCAGCGCGTTGCTGCGGTGCGCGAGCAGACACCCAGGCCTGGGGTCTTCCCGCGATACCGGCTGGACTGA
- a CDS encoding DNA topoisomerase IV subunit B: MATKADTSPGSYSEGSIRVLKGLEPVKQRPGMYTRTDNPLHVIQEVIDNAADEALAGHGKRIALTQHTDGSVTIEDDGRGIPFGLHPEEGVPVVEIVYTRLHAGGKFDKGAGGAYSFSGGLHGVGVSVTNALAKRLEVTVYREGQVATLAFSGGDVVEPVAVRKADLKAGDRKQGTTVRVWPDAKYFESAELPKGELVHLLRSKAVLMPGVTVTLTQEKTGDVQTWTYKGGLRDYLMQSLPADPLIPLFEGEQYATASESENFAEGEGASWCVAFTEEGQTMRESYVNLIPTVAGGTHESGLKDGLFGAVKGFIEMHALAPKGVKLMAEDVFSRASFVLSAKVLDPQFQGQTKERLNSRDALRLVSAFVKPALELWLNQHVEHGKKLADLVIKQAQTRQRAAQKVEKRKSSGVAVLPGKLTDCESTDLLHNELFLVEGDSAGGSAKLGRDKETQAILPLRGKVLNAWEVERDRLFANNEIHDISVAIGVDPHGKNDDPDLSGLRYGKICILSDADVDGAHIQVLLLTLFFRHFPKLIATGHVYVARPPLFRVDAPARGKKPAAKLYALDEGEQTAILDKLRKEGAREGSWSISRFKGLGEMNAEQLWDTTLNPETRRLLQVQYGDLDITDTEGAINKLMGKGEAAARRELMELHGDAIEVDV; encoded by the coding sequence ATGGCAACCAAAGCAGACACTTCTCCCGGCAGTTACAGCGAAGGCTCGATCCGCGTCCTCAAGGGGCTGGAGCCTGTCAAGCAGCGCCCGGGCATGTACACCCGTACCGACAACCCCCTGCACGTCATCCAGGAGGTGATCGACAACGCTGCGGACGAGGCCCTGGCCGGTCACGGCAAGCGCATCGCGCTGACCCAGCACACCGACGGCTCGGTCACCATCGAGGACGATGGCCGCGGCATTCCCTTCGGCCTGCATCCCGAAGAGGGCGTGCCGGTGGTGGAGATCGTCTACACCCGGCTGCATGCCGGCGGCAAGTTCGATAAGGGCGCCGGTGGCGCCTACAGCTTCTCCGGCGGCCTGCACGGCGTGGGCGTGTCGGTGACCAATGCGCTGGCCAAGCGGCTGGAGGTGACCGTCTACCGCGAAGGCCAGGTCGCGACGCTCGCGTTCTCCGGCGGCGACGTGGTGGAACCGGTCGCCGTTCGCAAGGCCGATCTGAAGGCGGGCGACCGCAAGCAGGGCACCACGGTGCGGGTCTGGCCGGACGCCAAGTATTTCGAAAGCGCCGAGCTGCCCAAGGGCGAGCTGGTCCATCTGCTGCGCTCCAAGGCGGTGTTGATGCCCGGCGTCACGGTCACGCTGACCCAGGAAAAGACCGGCGATGTCCAGACCTGGACCTACAAGGGCGGCCTGCGCGACTACCTGATGCAGTCGCTGCCGGCGGATCCGCTGATCCCGCTGTTCGAGGGCGAGCAGTACGCCACCGCCTCCGAGAGCGAGAACTTCGCCGAGGGCGAGGGCGCCAGCTGGTGCGTGGCCTTCACCGAAGAGGGTCAGACCATGCGCGAAAGCTATGTGAACCTGATCCCGACGGTGGCCGGCGGCACCCATGAATCCGGCCTGAAGGATGGCCTGTTCGGCGCGGTCAAGGGCTTCATCGAGATGCATGCGCTGGCGCCCAAGGGCGTCAAGCTGATGGCCGAGGACGTGTTCTCGCGCGCCAGCTTCGTGCTGTCGGCCAAGGTGCTGGATCCGCAGTTCCAGGGCCAGACCAAGGAGCGGCTGAATTCGCGCGATGCGCTGCGGCTGGTGTCGGCCTTCGTCAAACCGGCGCTGGAGCTGTGGCTCAACCAGCATGTGGAGCACGGCAAGAAGCTGGCCGACCTGGTCATCAAGCAGGCCCAGACCCGCCAGCGCGCCGCGCAGAAGGTGGAAAAGCGCAAGAGCTCCGGCGTGGCGGTCCTGCCCGGCAAGCTGACCGATTGCGAAAGCACCGACCTGCTGCACAACGAGCTGTTCCTGGTCGAGGGCGATTCCGCTGGCGGCTCCGCCAAGCTGGGCCGCGACAAGGAAACCCAGGCCATCCTGCCGCTGCGCGGCAAGGTGCTCAATGCCTGGGAAGTCGAGCGCGATCGGCTCTTTGCCAACAACGAAATCCACGACATCTCGGTGGCCATCGGTGTGGATCCGCATGGCAAGAACGACGACCCGGATCTCTCCGGTCTGCGCTACGGCAAGATCTGCATCCTCTCCGATGCGGACGTCGACGGCGCCCACATCCAGGTGCTGCTACTGACGCTGTTCTTCCGCCATTTCCCCAAGCTGATCGCCACCGGGCATGTGTATGTGGCTCGTCCGCCGCTGTTCCGGGTGGACGCGCCGGCGCGCGGCAAGAAGCCGGCGGCCAAGCTGTATGCGCTGGACGAAGGCGAGCAGACCGCCATCCTGGACAAGCTGCGCAAGGAAGGCGCCCGCGAGGGCAGCTGGAGCATCAGCCGGTTCAAGGGCCTGGGCGAAATGAACGCCGAGCAGCTCTGGGACACCACGCTCAACCCGGAAACCCGCCGGCTGCTGCAGGTGCAGTATGGCGATCTGGACATCACCGACACCGAGGGCGCCATCAACAAGCTGATGGGCAAGGGTGAAGCGGCGGCGCGGCGCGAGCTGATGGAGCTGCACGGCGATGCCATCGAAGTGGATGTCTGA
- a CDS encoding SDR family oxidoreductase: protein MVVIITGASDGIGAELARQWAQRDGATLSLVLAARSEDKLDEVARQCQALGAATLVRRCDVEREEDCQALIHAALGAFGAIDVLVNNAGMSAHALFDQVKDLAWYQRLMQINLWGAAWCTQAALPAIKASRGRIVAVSSLAGLLGIPGRTAYSATKFAMTGFFEALRTEVSSHGVSVTIAYPGVVDTQIRYRGFNAQGQPSGLSSLDERGAMTVQTCARLILDGTLARERDIVMTTRGKLGRWLKLLVPAMVDRMAMRALKQEQRPQ from the coding sequence ATGGTCGTCATCATCACCGGCGCCTCCGACGGCATCGGCGCAGAACTCGCCCGCCAATGGGCGCAGCGCGACGGCGCGACGCTGTCGCTGGTGCTGGCCGCCCGCAGCGAGGACAAGCTCGACGAGGTGGCCCGGCAATGTCAGGCCCTGGGCGCGGCGACGCTGGTGCGGCGCTGCGATGTCGAACGCGAGGAAGACTGCCAGGCGCTGATCCACGCCGCACTCGGCGCGTTCGGCGCCATCGATGTGCTGGTGAACAACGCCGGCATGTCGGCCCATGCGCTGTTCGATCAGGTGAAGGACCTGGCCTGGTATCAGCGCCTGATGCAGATCAACTTGTGGGGCGCGGCCTGGTGCACCCAGGCCGCGCTGCCCGCGATCAAGGCCAGCCGGGGCCGCATCGTGGCGGTGTCCAGCCTGGCGGGACTGCTGGGCATTCCGGGCCGCACCGCCTACAGCGCCACCAAGTTCGCCATGACCGGCTTCTTCGAAGCCCTGCGCACCGAGGTGAGCTCCCATGGCGTCAGCGTGACCATCGCCTACCCCGGCGTGGTCGACACCCAGATCCGTTACCGCGGCTTCAATGCGCAAGGTCAGCCTTCGGGCCTGAGCAGCCTGGATGAACGCGGCGCGATGACCGTGCAGACCTGCGCCCGCCTGATCCTGGACGGCACGCTGGCCCGCGAACGCGACATCGTCATGACCACCCGCGGCAAACTGGGCCGGTGGCTGAAGCTGCTGGTGCCGGCGATGGTCGACCGAATGGCCATGAGGGCCTTGAAGCAGGAGCAACGACCGCAATGA
- a CDS encoding lytic transglycosylase domain-containing protein, whose product MTRRHLKRRLASRMARQLMQGLRRHLVRTGVVGLLVSGGGAAHAELWGYVDASGVAHFASAPLDTRYQPVLAASSGIQRVPGKIDHGQRLLTWLDIAPEVKAVQPYLREASAQTGVDIELLKAVIAVESSFRADAVSPRGAMGLMQITGVTAQRYGTADELRRPTALLEARTNILIGARMLADLTRRFGRIDAALAAWNAGEGAVRRAGGVVPDIDETQAHVHLVLELYWALLQRSLGSQARQLTMHRPEQP is encoded by the coding sequence ATGACCCGTCGTCATCTGAAGCGTCGTCTCGCCAGCCGCATGGCCCGCCAACTGATGCAGGGCCTGCGTCGCCACCTGGTGCGCACCGGGGTGGTGGGCTTGCTGGTCTCCGGCGGCGGTGCGGCCCACGCCGAACTGTGGGGTTATGTGGACGCTTCCGGCGTGGCGCACTTTGCGAGCGCGCCGCTGGACACCCGCTACCAGCCGGTGCTGGCGGCCAGCAGCGGCATCCAGCGGGTGCCCGGCAAGATCGACCACGGCCAGCGCCTGCTGACCTGGCTGGACATTGCCCCGGAGGTCAAGGCGGTGCAGCCCTACCTGCGGGAGGCGTCGGCGCAGACCGGCGTGGACATCGAATTACTGAAGGCGGTGATCGCGGTCGAATCCAGTTTCAGGGCGGATGCGGTCTCGCCACGCGGCGCCATGGGTCTGATGCAGATCACCGGCGTGACCGCACAACGCTACGGCACCGCCGATGAACTGCGGCGGCCGACGGCGCTGCTGGAGGCCCGCACCAACATCCTCATCGGCGCGCGCATGCTGGCCGACCTGACCCGGCGCTTCGGCCGCATCGATGCCGCGCTGGCGGCCTGGAATGCGGGCGAGGGCGCGGTGCGGCGGGCCGGCGGCGTGGTGCCCGACATCGACGAAACCCAGGCCCATGTGCATCTCGTGCTCGAGCTGTACTGGGCCTTGCTGCAGCGCAGCCTGGGCAGCCAGGCGCGACAACTGACCATGCACCGTCCCGAACAACCTTGA
- a CDS encoding MFS transporter, which yields MSAAPPHSTASPRTLSLQQVLLCGAAIVTLSMGIRHGFGLWLTPVTVERGWTREAFSLALAVQNLAWGVAGPFAGMLADRFGAMRVLVVGAVLYAVGLALMAVSTSAAGFLGSAGLLIGLAQSGTTYAVVYGVIARNIAPERRSWAMGVAAAAGSFGQFLMVPVENWLIGYTGWQNALFVLSIAACLIIPLAFGLREPQLGQARAGHHQSIGQALREAFGYRSFQLLMLGYFVCGFQVVFIGVHMPSYLKDHGLSPQVATIALALIGLFNVFGTYAAGTLGQRVPKRYVLSTIYGLRSVAIAIFLNVPLTPTSVYVFAATMGVLWLSTVPPTNAIVAQIFGVQHMSMLGGFVFFSHQIGSFLGVWLGGKLYDATGSYDVVWWLAIALGVMAMLANLPVREHAIARQGVPSAA from the coding sequence ATGAGTGCCGCCCCACCCCATTCGACCGCCTCGCCGCGCACGCTGAGCCTTCAGCAGGTGCTGCTGTGCGGTGCCGCCATCGTGACCTTGTCGATGGGCATCCGGCATGGCTTCGGTCTGTGGCTCACCCCGGTGACCGTGGAGCGCGGCTGGACGCGGGAAGCCTTCTCCCTCGCGCTGGCGGTTCAGAACCTGGCCTGGGGCGTGGCCGGCCCGTTCGCCGGCATGTTGGCGGACCGCTTCGGCGCGATGCGGGTGCTGGTGGTGGGCGCGGTGCTGTATGCGGTCGGGCTGGCGTTGATGGCCGTCTCCACCTCGGCCGCCGGCTTCCTTGGCAGCGCGGGGCTGTTGATCGGGTTGGCGCAGTCCGGCACGACCTATGCGGTGGTGTATGGCGTGATCGCCCGCAACATCGCGCCGGAGCGTCGATCCTGGGCCATGGGCGTGGCGGCCGCTGCGGGATCGTTCGGACAGTTCCTGATGGTGCCGGTGGAGAACTGGCTGATCGGCTACACCGGCTGGCAGAACGCGCTGTTCGTGCTGTCCATCGCCGCCTGCCTGATCATTCCGCTGGCCTTCGGCCTGCGCGAGCCGCAGTTGGGCCAGGCCCGCGCCGGACACCACCAAAGCATCGGCCAGGCCCTGCGCGAGGCCTTCGGCTACCGCAGCTTCCAGTTGCTGATGCTGGGTTACTTCGTCTGCGGCTTCCAGGTGGTGTTCATCGGCGTGCACATGCCGAGCTATCTGAAGGACCACGGGCTGTCACCGCAGGTCGCCACCATCGCGCTGGCGCTGATCGGGTTGTTCAACGTGTTTGGCACCTATGCGGCGGGCACGCTGGGTCAGCGGGTGCCCAAGCGTTATGTGCTGTCGACCATCTACGGCCTGCGCTCGGTGGCGATCGCCATCTTCCTGAACGTGCCGCTGACGCCAACCAGCGTCTATGTCTTCGCCGCGACCATGGGCGTGCTGTGGCTCTCTACCGTGCCGCCCACCAATGCGATCGTGGCCCAGATCTTCGGTGTGCAGCACATGTCGATGCTGGGCGGCTTCGTGTTCTTCAGCCATCAGATCGGCAGCTTCCTGGGTGTGTGGCTCGGTGGCAAGCTCTATGACGCGACGGGCTCCTACGACGTGGTCTGGTGGCTGGCGATTGCCCTGGGTGTGATGGCGATGCTGGCCAATCTGCCGGTGCGTGAACATGCGATTGCGCGCCAGGGCGTTCCGTCCGCCGCTTGA
- a CDS encoding amidohydrolase family protein translates to MLNFSRFLASAVGRVGTLDRFGAVADAVQTARRPLKASLAVALAAALGSQLGGPAQAASFKASPEMAIELRHAQWFDGEKLQRGTLYIDNGVFTAQRPRKINRLMELRGQTLVPPLAEAHNHNLQSAWGLDKFAQDYLRDGVFYAAMLCADPAAIGPIRDRIAQPDTPDVLFATACITSSDGQPLAMLQSGQPPMALEDIVDKAVLIMDTPEQVEQKWPLIRDRRTDLVKVIMSYHDRPELRGQADQRGRLGVTPEVVAEVVRRAHADGLRVVAHVESALDFEAAVRAGVDFIAELPGYFPQHGEAPESHLISPEAAVMAAEKKIGIVTATVATRLFQPAPDLLARIEDVQKRNLDRLREAGARLLVGSDLFTGNALEEVKHLAQLGVLDKPTLLRLATQDTPRALFPQRKLGCFQTGCEASFLVLAGNPLDDLGALEKPLLRIKQGRVLTQLEEVAATAGTEDNALGSGGQKASGKSRKASAKSSAKSSGKPAGSSKKPATSKATVKKATTNK, encoded by the coding sequence ATGCTGAACTTCTCTCGATTCCTCGCAAGTGCGGTCGGCCGCGTCGGTACGCTCGACCGCTTCGGTGCGGTGGCCGATGCCGTCCAGACTGCGCGTCGACCGCTCAAGGCGTCGCTGGCCGTCGCCCTCGCCGCCGCCCTGGGCAGCCAGCTCGGCGGCCCGGCGCAGGCCGCCAGCTTCAAGGCCAGCCCGGAAATGGCCATCGAGCTGCGCCATGCGCAGTGGTTCGACGGCGAAAAGCTCCAACGCGGCACGCTCTACATCGACAACGGCGTGTTCACGGCCCAGCGTCCCCGCAAGATCAACCGGCTGATGGAGCTGCGCGGCCAGACCCTGGTGCCGCCGCTGGCCGAAGCCCACAACCACAACCTGCAAAGCGCCTGGGGCCTGGACAAGTTCGCCCAGGACTACCTGCGCGACGGCGTGTTCTATGCCGCCATGCTCTGCGCCGATCCGGCGGCCATCGGTCCGATCCGTGACCGCATCGCCCAGCCCGACACGCCGGATGTGCTGTTCGCGACCGCCTGCATCACCTCGTCCGACGGTCAGCCGCTGGCCATGCTGCAGTCCGGCCAGCCGCCCATGGCGTTGGAGGACATCGTCGACAAGGCGGTGCTGATCATGGATACGCCGGAACAGGTCGAACAGAAATGGCCGCTGATCCGCGACCGCCGCACTGACCTGGTGAAGGTCATCATGAGCTATCACGACCGGCCCGAGCTGCGCGGTCAGGCAGACCAGCGCGGCCGCCTGGGCGTGACGCCCGAGGTGGTGGCCGAGGTGGTACGCCGCGCCCACGCCGACGGCCTGCGGGTGGTGGCCCATGTGGAAAGCGCGCTGGATTTCGAGGCCGCGGTGCGGGCCGGCGTGGACTTCATCGCCGAGCTGCCGGGTTATTTCCCGCAGCACGGCGAGGCCCCGGAGAGCCATCTCATTTCGCCGGAGGCGGCGGTGATGGCCGCCGAGAAGAAGATCGGCATCGTCACCGCCACCGTCGCCACCCGGCTGTTCCAGCCCGCGCCGGACTTGCTGGCCCGGATCGAGGATGTGCAAAAGCGCAACCTGGATCGGCTGCGCGAAGCGGGCGCCCGGCTGCTGGTCGGCTCTGACCTGTTCACCGGCAATGCGCTGGAGGAGGTCAAGCACCTGGCCCAGCTCGGCGTGCTGGACAAGCCCACGCTGCTGCGCCTGGCCACCCAGGACACGCCGCGCGCCCTGTTCCCGCAGCGCAAGCTGGGCTGCTTCCAGACCGGCTGCGAGGCCAGCTTCCTGGTGCTGGCCGGCAATCCGCTGGACGACCTGGGCGCCCTCGAGAAACCGCTGCTTCGCATCAAGCAAGGCCGCGTGCTGACGCAGTTGGAGGAAGTGGCCGCCACCGCAGGCACCGAGGACAACGCCCTCGGATCCGGTGGCCAGAAGGCCTCGGGCAAATCCCGCAAGGCTTCCGCCAAGTCATCCGCCAAGTCATCGGGAAAACCCGCAGGCAGCAGCAAAAAGCCGGCGACATCCAAGGCCACCGTCAAGAAGGCGACGACCAACAAGTAG
- a CDS encoding GNAT family N-acetyltransferase encodes MTTLPRVTLRPTMLSDLDFVVGVEQDAANRPFITPWALMQHEGAIRFPDARHFIVELAAERAGFVILQGCRNPNRSLELKRIVLGPKGLGVGRACVRQLKKMAFLQFGAHRFWLDVKGRNIRAHALYRSEGYVEEGRLRECVRIEDELGATGQPVQAYDDLIVMSLLRAEYDARVEQGLEAA; translated from the coding sequence ATGACGACCTTGCCCCGCGTCACGCTGCGCCCGACCATGTTGTCCGATCTGGACTTCGTGGTCGGCGTGGAGCAGGACGCGGCCAACCGTCCGTTCATCACGCCCTGGGCGCTGATGCAGCATGAGGGGGCTATCCGCTTTCCGGATGCCCGGCACTTCATCGTGGAGCTGGCCGCCGAGCGCGCCGGGTTCGTGATCCTGCAGGGCTGCCGCAATCCGAATCGGTCGCTGGAGCTCAAGCGCATCGTGCTCGGTCCCAAGGGGCTGGGCGTCGGTCGGGCCTGTGTGCGCCAGCTCAAGAAGATGGCCTTCCTCCAGTTCGGCGCTCACCGCTTCTGGCTCGATGTGAAGGGCCGCAACATCCGGGCCCATGCGCTCTATCGCAGTGAAGGCTATGTCGAGGAAGGCCGGTTGCGCGAATGCGTGCGCATCGAGGACGAACTCGGTGCCACCGGGCAGCCGGTCCAGGCTTATGACGATCTGATCGTGATGTCCCTGCTGCGCGCCGAGTACGACGCGCGCGTCGAGCAAGGTCTGGAGGCCGCATGA